The genomic DNA GTACGCGAAGACCGCTGCGCTCGTTGCCGGTTCCGTGGTCGCTCTCGGAACGGCTGCTCCCGCCTTCGCCGTTACTGACACGGCCCCCAACTTCAGCCTCGACAGTGGCCTGAACCAGCTGATGGCCAGCACCCCGGAGATGGTGGACCCGCTGGTCGACACGGTCGGCGCGGCCACCGAGACGGTGCAGAAGGACGGCACCGTCGGGAAGCTGGCGGGCGAGGCCACCGGCGTGGCCCAGGCGGCAGCCCCGATGCTCGGCGGAATGCCCATCGGCGGCTGACCGTCGTACGGCATCACTTCCCCACCGCTTCACCTTCCCTCCGATGCCCGCTGCCTCGCAGGAGTCCTTTCGAATTTCCGTGAGGCAGTGGAATCGTTCGAGTGAATGAGCACAACCCATTCCCGCCGGACAGAGTTGGTCAGGACGCTCCGGATAGGCGGGCACAAGAATTTCCCAGAAGGGCTTTTTTATGATCAAGAAGATTCTGGCCTCGGCGGCGGTCGCTGCCTCGGTCGTCGGTGTCTCCGCTGCGGCTGCCCCCTCCGCCATGGCCATCGGCAATGACGGCGGCACCACGTCGATCAACGGCAACGGCGCCATGCAGTCCTACGGCAACTCCGCCACCCACGGTGACTGGAGCCCGCAGTTCGCGCTCATCCAGGGCTCGCTCAACAAGCCCTGCATCGCCCTCCCGGCCAAGGCCAACCTCGGTTCGCTCATCGGCCTGGTGCCGATCACGGTCCAGGACCTCAACGTCCTGTCGTCGCCGCAGAACCAGCAGTGCACCGAGAACTCCACCCAGGCCAAGGGCGACGAGGCCCTGTCGCACATCCTGGACAACATCCCGATCCTCTCGGGCAATGGTGTCGGCAACAACTGAGGCCGCGTAACTCCGGTCCCTCGCCGCTGACTTCTCCGAACTCCCGGGGAGCGGCCCGGAATCTGCCTGTCCGCAACGCCTGACCACAGGTGGGGCCAGTCCATCCGCACAGCGACAGTTCCTCGGTCGCCCGGATGCGCTGGCCCCTTTGTCGTGAGCGAAGCCTCCGTCGTGGGTGAACTCCGCGCCCGGTGTACGGCGCGTGACAGGGCGGCGCGTGACAGGGCGGTGCGGGGCCGGGCGGTGCGTGGTTGGGCCGGATGCCGCAGCAGCGGCTGACGGTTCCGCCGCACGCGGGTAGGGCCTCTCCATGGATGAGTACGACAGTCGACCATCGCGGGGCGGACAACAGCCCGCACAGGACAGCACACCGATCTACGACCGGCTGGTCGCCGAGTGGCGGGCGGCCGGGCGAGGCTCCGGGCCGGCCGCGTCCCATGAGCCCGCGGTGGTCCGGGGCGGCCTCGTCCCGGCGGCGCGCACATCGCACGAGATCACCGGGACATGACCGCGCCGCGTCGACCTCACGCCGGATCACACCCATTTGAGTGGTAGTGCGGAACCGATGGCTCCGGCGGGGGTTGATCAGTACGTTCCACAACGGAACGCTCCGAAAGGTGAAGCTTGATGAAGAAGATGATGGCCGGCGCGGCAGTGGCTGTGTCCCTGATCGGTCTGTCCGCAGCCGCGGCCCCCACGGCCATGGCGATCGGCAACGACGGTGGCACCACCACGCTCAACGGCAACGGTGCCACGCAGGCCTTTGGCAACGCCGCCACGCACGGTGACTGGAGCCCGCAGAACCAGCTCGTCCAGGGCACCCTGAACAAGCTCTGCATCGGTCTCCCGGCCAAGGCCAATGTCGGTTCGCTCATCGGCCTGGTGCCGATCACGGTTCAGGACATCAACGTCCTGTCCAACCCGCAGAACCAGCAGTGCGCCGACAACTCCACCCAGGCCAAGGGCGACGAGCCGCTGTCGCACGTCCTGGACGACATCCCGGTCCTCTCGGGCAACGGCGTCGGCAACAACTGACACCGCTGAGCGCGGGCGGCCCGGAGGGTTCTCCCTCGGGGCCGCCCGTACTCATGTGCCCCGGCACCGCACACGACGATGCCCACCACTCCACGGGGGGTGGTGGGCATCGTCGCGGGCGGACGGTGCGGGGGAGGGTTCAGCCCAGGGCGCGTACAGGGAGGAGGCAGTGGGCGGCCGTGCTCACGACCTCCGGGTTCGCCGCGAAGCCCCGCAACTGCTCCTCGCTGACGGGCTGTCCGGGCACGGCCTCGGGCCAGGGGCGGGTCGCGAACATCACGTACACCTGACCCTGCGCCTCGGCGGCGGCCAGCCACTCCGCGGGGACGGTGTACTGGGCCTTGAAGTGAGGAAGCGTCAGGACGGCCTGACCGGCCTGGACGAGGAGCTTCGCCTGGATGCCCGGCGTCTCGGAGGCGTCCTGAACGCCTCCGCCGACCTGGAGGCCCGCGCGCTCCAGGGCCACACGCAGGGCGGCCTCCCCGGCCTCCGGGCCGTCCTGCCCGTCGCCCAGCGAATAGGTGAGAAGGAAGGCGACGTCATGGCCCTGGTCGGGGTGTTCGCCGCTCCAGCCGATCAGGATCTGGGTGCCCAACTGGGCTTGTGTGAACGTGCCGGTGGCGGTCTGGGGTGAGGTCATGCTCGGCACCCTAACGGCCCGAGACCGGTCGATGTACATGCGTATCACCTGATCGAGGGAGATTGAGTGATATCTCCGGCCGGCACCCCGGCGCGAACCCGATTCCGGGCCCGTTCCGGTTGCCGTCCCCTCGCGGTCCGGCCGCGGTCGGGCGCCGAACCGGCCAGCGTCCTCTCCCGCCGGGCCCGGGAAAAGCTGTTGACGGTGCCGGGCGGGGCCGGGCTATGGTGGGCGACGTTCCGCGCCGCGGGGCGACCTACGTGAGGAACCAGGAGGTGAGGACATTGATGACTGTCATTGCGATGGGCACTGCCCACAACCAGATGAGCATCGTTCTCACCCCCGTGGCCACCGGCTGACCTTCTTCCGAACCTCCCGCGCCGAGCGCGCGGTGCCGGGGCCACCCTTGTGAAGGGTTCCCCCTTGTCTTTCCCGATTCCTTCCGTCCCGTCCTCGTCGCACCCGCTGGCTCCCTACGGCTGGGACGACGACTGGGCGGACGCTTTCGCCCCGTACGCCGAACAGGGACTCCTGCCCGGCCGCGTGGTGCGGGTGGACCGCGGTCAGTGCGACGTGGTCACTCCCGACGGCACACTCCGTGCGGACACCGCGTTCGTGGTGCCCCGCGACCCGATGCGGATCGTCTGCACCGGGGACTGGGTGGCTGTCGATCCCCACGGCGACCCCCTGTTCGTACGGACGCTGCTGCCGCGGCGTACCGCCTTTGTGCGCTCGACGTCCTCGCAGCGTTCCGAGGGACAGGTGCTCGCCACCAACATCGATCACATCGCCATCTGTGTCTCGCTCGCCGTCGAACTCGACCTCGGGCGTCTTGAGCGCTTCCTCGCGCTCGCCATGTCCAGCTCCAGCGGTGACGCGCTGCTGCGGGACGGATCCACGGCCGGGGAGACCGATCCCCAGCCGATCGTGCTGCTCACCAAGTGCGACCTGGTCCCGGACGTGGCCACGCTGTCCCACCTCGTCGAGGACGTCGAGTCCATCGCGCCCGGAGTCCAGGTACTGCCGGTCAGCTCCGCCACCGGCGAGGGACTCGATGTGTTCTCCGCCGTCGTCTCCGGCGGCACGAGCGTGCTGCTCGGGATCTCCGGCGCGGGCAAGTCGACCCTCGCCAACACCCTGCTCGGCGAGGACGTCATGACGGTGCGGGCCGCCCGCGACGTCGACGGCAAGGGCCGGCACACCACCACGACCCGCAACCTGCTCGTGCTGCCGCACGGCGGTGTCCTCATCGACACCCCCGGGCTGCGCGGCGTCGGGCTGTGGGACGCGGAACAGGGGGTGGGCCAGGTCTTCTCGGAGATCGAGGACCTGGCGCGGCAGTGCCGGTTCCACGACTGCGCCCACGAGGCCGAGCCCGGCTGCGCGGTGCTCGGCGCGCTCGAGGACGGAACGCTGCCCGAGCGGCGCCTCGACAGCTACCGCAAGCTGCTGCGCGAGAACCAGCGCATCGTCGCCAAGACCGATGCCCGGATGCGCTCCGAGATCCTGCGGGACTGGAAGCGCAAGGGCGCGGAGGGGCGGGCGGCGATGCAGGCCAAGCGCGGCCGGGTGCGGTAGTCACCGCCACCCGGGCCGGGTCCGGCGGTCCCGGGGCCGGTGGTTCGATGTCCGAATACCGCGAGTGCGGCAGCGGGGGCTGCCGCACACTGGACGGTGTGATGGACGAAGAGAGCAGGTACGAGGCGGTGAGCAGCCGCGACGCACGGTTCGACGGAGAGTTCTTCTTCGCCGTCGCGACCACCGGCATCTACTGCCGGCCGAGCTGCCCCGCCGTCACCCCCAAGCGCGAGAACGTCCGGTTCTACCCGACCGCGGCAGCCGCCCAGCGCCACGGCTTCCGGGCCTGCCGGCGCTGTCGTCCGGACGCCGTCCCCGGCTCGGCCGAGTGGAACGTCCGCGCCGATATGGCCGGCCGGGCCGTGCGGATGATCAGCGACGGCGTGGTGGACCGGGAGGGCGTCCCCGGTCTCGCCGGACGCCTCGGCTACAGCCCGCGGCAGGTCCAGCGTCAGCTCAACGCCGAGCTGGGGGCCGGGCCCGTCGCGCTCGCCCGCGCCCAGCGTGCGCACACCGCCCGGCTGCTCCTCCAGACCACCGGCCTGCCGGTCACCGAGATCGCCTTCGCGTCCGGCTTCGCCAGTGTGCGCCAGTTCAACGACACGATCCGGCAGATCTACGCCCGTACGCCCAGCGCACTGCGGACCGAGGCCGGTACGGGCCTGGGGGCGGCGGAGCGGGAGGGCCGCCGGGCCGGGATACCGCTCCGGCTCGCCCACCGGGGCCCGTACGCCGCGCGGGAGATGTTCGACCTGCTCGGCTCCACGACCGTGGCACGGATCGAGGAGATCAGCGGGACGCCCGGTCACCGCACCTACCGCCGCACGCTCCGGCTGCCGTACGGGACGGGCATCGTCGCCGTCGACGAGGCGTCGCCGGGGCCGTGGCTCCAGGCCCGGATCCAGCTGACCGATCTGCGCGACCTCACCACCGCCGTGCAGCGGCTGCGCCGGCTCCTGGATCTGGACGCCGATCCGTACGCCGTCGACGAGGCGCTCGGCGCTCACCCCCGGCTCGCACCGCTCGTCGCCGCGCGGCCGGGGCTGCGGTCGCCGGGGACCGTGGACCCGGAGGAGTTCGCCGTACGGACGCTGGTGGGGCGTGCGCGGGCGGAGGAGCTGGTGGAGCGGTACGGCAAGGTGCTGGATGTGCCGTGCGGCGGGCTCACCCATGTGTTTCCCGAGCCGGGCGTGCTGGCCGGTGCCCCGGTGGAACCCGCGCTGGTGGCGCTGGCGGCGGCGCTGGCCGACGGCGGCGTACGGCTGGACGCCGGCGCGGACCGGGACGAGGCGGAAGCGGCGCTGCGCCGGCTGCCGGGGATGGACCCGCGCAGCGCGGCGCTGATCCGGATGCGGGCACTCGGCGACCCCGACATCGATCCTGACGTCGATCCGGACGCGGACCCTGACCAGGGCGGGGCGCCGGACGGGGCGCCGGACGGCGGGGCGCGGCGGTCCTGGCGGCCCTGGCGCTCGTACGCCGTACGCCATCTGGAGCTCGAAGAGCGGTGACGCCGCGGCTGTGCGAGGCCGCGGCCGTGCTGGCCCGCCCGCCGGTTCAGGCAGGCGAGCCCCAGCGCGGGGCGTCCACCGCGGACCCGGGGCTCAGCCCCAGAGCACCGCGCCCAGCCACGCCCCGGCGACCAGCAGGCAGGCGAACAGCTCCACCAGTACCGAGAAACCGGTCGCCCGCATCACTGAGCGGACCGACGTCCAGCCCGCGCCCCGGCTGCCGAGCCGTAGCCGCTCGGCGCCGTAGATCGCACCGACGTACCCCAGGATCCCGCCCACCACCGGCAGCACGAAGAACCCCACGATCGCGGTCACCCCGCCGATCATCAACGTCTTGCGGGGCGCTCCCGACTCGCCGGGGCGCCGCGGTGGCAGCAGAGGTCTCAGGGCCTGGTTCAGCAGCAGTACGGCCGTTGCGCCGATCAGTACGCTCCAGGCGACCGGAGTCGTGTCCGCCAGCGCCCACCACAGCACCGCGGCCCACACGATCGCCTGCCCCGGCACGCCCGGCACCAGCACACCGACCAGCCCGAGCAGCATGACCAGGCCGACGGCGACGAGCTGCCACACACTCATCCCACCAGCCTGCCGGAGACCGGCGGCTCCCGCCCGTCAGCACAGCCCCCGCCACCTGCGCGGACTCCCGTACCCGCCCGCGTACGCCCGGGGCCCGCCGGCCGTCTCAGACGCGCGGGGTGCGCGACACCCAGCCCCGTTCGTACGCGTGCCAGCCCAGCTGGAGCCGGGTCGACACCCCGGTCAGCTCCATCAGCCCCTTCACCCGGCGCTGAACGGTCCTCAGCCCCAGCTCCAACTGCTTCGCCACACTCGCGTCCGTCAGCCCCGCCAGCAGCAGCGACAGGATCTCCAGATCCGTCGGATCGGGCCCAACCCCGTCCTCGCGCACCCAGCCGGACTCGCCCAGCCGCAGCGGCATCGCCTCCCGCCACACCGCCTCGAAGAGCCCCATCAGCGACTCCAGAAGACCGCTGGCATGAACGACCAGGGCGGCAGGCTCCGCACCGCGCCCGGTCAGCGGCACCATCGCCAGCCCGCCGTCCGCGACGACCAGCTTCGTCGGTACCCGGTCCACCACCCGGCACTGCTCGTCACGGCTCAGCGCGGCCGACAGCTCCATGATCCCGGACGGCAGCGACAGCACCTCGCGCTCCACGACCACCCGGAAGGACACCCCGCGCGTCGCCGCCCGCTCCTCGGACTCGTTGTCCATACCGCTCACCGCGATCGGATTCCCGGTGACCAGGGCGCAGACCTCCGAGGTCGCCCCCAGCTGCAACTGATGGAAACGGTGCGCGACCGCGCGCGCCCCGGTCACGACCTCCACCAGATCGTGCACCGCGGGCTCGCTCGCCTCCGCGCGGTACTCCTCGGCCAGCAGCGCCGACGCCAGCTCCGCCTGCTCCAGCTCGTGCCGCTGCTGGATCAGCAGCGCCCCCAGCGCCACCGCCGGGGGCGCCGCCACCCAGCGTCCCGGCCTCGCCGAGGACTGGGCCGCCAGCCCCTGCTGCTCCAGCCGGCGCAGCGCCCGCTCGGTGTCCGCCTCGGGAAGCGCCAGCCGGTGCGCGAGATCGGAGAGTTCGGCGGCCCCTGCCGCGACGAGCGCGCGGTACGCCGCCTCCTGGATCTCGTCGAGACCTATCGCACCCAGCATTCTCCGGCCCTCCCCGGGCGTCGTGATCGCGCATCGCCGCGCCTGCTCCGGCCGACCGGCCGTGGCGGGAAGAGGCCACGGCGTAAACCCGCCGCTCACATCATCCCCGTACCGGTGGCACCTCTGCCAATGTGGCGCCACCGCAGCACCAACAACCTCTGGAATGTCATGCCTTGTGCTGCTTCATTCCGGATTGATCAGGGGAGAACGATGCGCCCGATATCGCGTACGGCACTGGGAGCGGCAACCGTCGCCGTCCTGGCCGTCACCGCGATCGCCCCGTCCGTGGCGGCACCACAGGACGACGCGACCGCCAAGAAGCCGCTGACCGGCAGTGCGGCCAGCGCCGCGAAGGACGGCGGGCCGGTCACCGTGACCCTCGTCACCGGCGACAAGGTGCTGGTGAGCACCGACAGTTCGGGGGCCTCGTCCGCCACCGCGCTGCCCCGCGAGGACGGCACCGTACCGCTCGTCCAGACCCGGCAGTCCGGCAAGGACCTGTACGTCTACCCGGACACGGCAGTCGGGGCGCTCGCCGCAGGCACGGTCGACGAGGAACTCTTCAACGTCACCGGACTGATCCGCCAGGGCTACGACGACGCGCACTCCACGACCGTCCCGCTCATCGCCACCTACCGCGAGGACACCGCACGCGGCGCCCCGCCCACCCCGCGCGGGGCCGAGCGTGGCATGACCCTCGATGTCATCGACGGAGTCGCGCTCAAGGCGGACAAGAAGCGGACCGCCGCCTTCTGGGCCGACGTCACCGCACCCCGGTCGCGCTCCGGCGCCGGGCTGGAGAAGCTCTGGCTGGACCGCAAGGTCGAAGCCAGTCTCGACAAGTCGACCAAGCAGGTCGGCGCCGACCTCGCCTGGGCCGCGGGCTACGACGGCAAGGGCACCAAGGTCGCCGTGCTCGACACTGGCGCCGACGCCGAACACCCGGACCTCAAGGGCCGCATCACCGCCTCGGAGAACTTCACCGACTCCGACTCCACCGACGACCGTCAGGGCCACGGCACCCACACGCTGTCCACGGTCGGCGGCTCCGGCGCGGCGAGCGACGGGAAGAAGAAGGGCGTCGCGCCCGGCACCGGCCTCCTCGTCGGCAAGGTCCTCAACGACAGCGGCTCCGGTGCCGCGTCCTGGATCATCGCCGGTATGCAGTGGGCCGTCGACAACAAGGCCGACGTCGTCTCGATGAGCCTCGGCAGCTCGGCCCCCACCGACTGCACCGATCCGATGAGCCTCGCCGCGGAGGAGCTGGGGAAGAACAAGGACACCCTGTTCGTGGTCGCGGCCGGCAACATCGGTCCGACGCTGAACACCGTCTCCTCGCCCGGCTGCGCCCCCAGCGTGCTGACCGTCGGCGCCGTCGACCGCGACGACTCCACCGCGAACTTCTCCAGCCTCGGCCCGGCGATCGTCTCGCACACCCTCAAGCCCGAGATCGCCGCCCCCGGCGTCGGCATCTCGGCCGCCGCCGCGGGCGGACGGGGCCCGTACGCGTACCGGTCGATGTCCGGTACGTCGATGGCCACCCCGCATGTCGCGGGCGCCGCCGCGATCGTGAAGCAGCGTCACCCCGACTGGACCGCCCAGCAGGTCAAGGCGGCCCTGGTCTCCTCCGCGAAGAGCGCCGTCCCCGGCGACGTACGCGAGACCGGCGCGGGCCGCCTCGATGTCGCGCGGGCCATCGACACGTCCGTCCTCGGCTCCCCGGCGCTCCAGGGCGGCACGTTCGACTGGCCGCAGGACAAGAGCGACCGCACCTCCGTCGACGTGCCCTACACCAACCTCGGCAAGAAGCCGGTCAAGCTGTCGCTGAAGGTCGCGGGCGTCACCGGCAACGACGGCTCGGCCGTCCGCTCCGGCATCGCCGGACTCGGCCGGAAGTCCGTCACCGTACCGGCCGGCGCCACCGTCCACGTCCCGCTGGAACTCGCCCCGGACGCACGTCTGGACAGCAGCCAGTACGGCGATGTCACCGGACGGGTCCTGGCCACGGCAGACGGTGTCAAGGTCGCCACCCCGTTCTCCCTGTACGTCGCCCCGGAGACCGTCACCCTGCGCGTCAAGCTCATCGACCGCACCGGCAAGCCGGCAGACGGCGTGTCCTCGCTCGACGTCATCGGCACCGACACGTCATCCGGCGAACGCCGCTTCAACGAGGGCGCGGCCGACCAGACGTACCAGGTGCGCCCCGGCGCGTACCTCGTCTCCGGCTTCATCGCCTCGCCCGACCCGAAGGACGCCACCGGGCAGCTCGTCGAGTCCCTCGGCTATCTCGCCAGGCCGCAGCTGAACGTCACCAAGGACACCACCGTGGTGCTGGACGCCCGCAAGGCGCACAAGCTCACCGTGAAGACCGAGGACCGCGCCACCGAGACCCGTACCACCACGCTCGCGTTCGGGCGCTCGTGGGACGACACCTGGCTGCACTCCGGTTCCATCTCGGGTACCGGCATCATCAAGAACTACCTGGTCGACGTCCAGGGCAAGCCCCGTGACGGCGACTTCGAGTTCGACAGCTTCTGGCGCGCCTACGCGCCGCAGATCGACCGGTTCAGCCTCGTCGGCGGTCCGGCACTGCACCCGCGCCCCGCGGGAACGGGCTCCGTCAACCTGGACGGCACCGGCAGGGCCGAGGTCGTCGACGCGGGCACCGGCACCGCCGCCGAGCTGGCGGCCGCCGGGGTCAAGGGCAAGATCGCTCTGGTGAAGGTCGCGGAAGCCGGTGTCACCGCCCAGGCGCGTGCCGCCCAGGCCGCGAGTGCCAAGGCACTCCTGGTGCACCGCTCCGCCGCGGGTGACTGGAAGCCGAACACCGGCTACGGTACGGCTCCGCTGCCGGTCCTCGGTCTCACGGCCGACGAGGCCGCCGTCCTCACCGCCGCGCTCGGCGAGGGCCCGGCCGAGGTGTCCTGGAAGGCGACGGCGGTCAGCCCGTTCGTCTACAACCTGGCCTTCCCCGAGACGGGACAGATCACCTCGGACCGCACCTACAAGGTCCGCGACAGGAAGCTCGGTTCGGTCACCGCCACGCACGACTCCATGGGTGTGGCCGCCGACTTCGTGGACACGCTGCTGGTCACCCGGCCGTACGGCGGCACCTACTCCGCCGCCGGCTTCGACACGCTCGCCACACCGGGCAAGCGCACCGAGTACTACTCGGCGGGCGACAGCACCTGGCGCAAGATGCTCTCCTCCAGCTTCCCCTGGGGCGAGTTCATGACCGACCGGACGCGCACCTATGAGGCGGGACAGAAGCGCACCGAGGAGTGGTACCGGGGTCTGCTGACACCGGGCACCCCGCGCGACGCGGCAGGAAAGGAAGCCCTCGCCGGTGAACGGCAGGACAATGTGGTCGGGTTCGCCCCCGGGTTCATGTCCGACACCGAACACGTCGGAGAGCAGGGCTCGTTCGGCGACATCGGCAACATGACGCTCTCCAGCGGCGGAGAGGTGATCGGCAGCAGCGGCAACCCGTACGGCGCGTTCACCGTCCCGGCCGAGGACCGTGCGTACGAACTCACCATGTCGACCACGAAGATCGGCCAGCCGGCCGCGGCGTGGAAGCGCTCGACGGCGACGGAGACCACCTGGAAGTTCCGTTCCGAGCGGAAGGCCGATGTCTACTCGCAGAGCATCCCGATGCTCTTCCCGCGCTACGACGTCCCGTCGGACGGGATGAAGACGCTGCCTGCCACGGACGGCCAGCGCATCGGCCTCACGGTCACCGGCCACGCCGGCTACACGCCCGGCAAGCTCACCGGCGCCAAGGTCTCCTTCTCGTACGACGGTGGCGAGACCTGGTCCGAGGCCGTCACCGGCCGGCAGGGCGGGCGCTGGACCGCGACCGTGAACCACAAGGGCGCGTCGGGCAAACCGGTCACCCTGAGGACCGAACTGACGGACGCCAATGGCAGCACGGTCGTCCAGACCGTGAACGACGCGTACGTGGTGCGCTGATCACCGCGGCAGGACGAAGCGGCTGGACGTAGCACCCGGACGCACTGGCCGGACGTACTGCCGGACACACACCGACCGGTCCGCCGGGCGGCCTTCCCTTGGGGGGTGGGGCCGCCCGGCGGACCTCTTTTACGCGCCACGTTTTCCGGATGCCCCGTTTTCGCGGGTGCCTCGCGGTCGACAATAGGGGCATGAGTCAGCAGGGGGAGACACCCGCCGCCCATGAGGACGACTGGTGGCGCAAGCTGTACGACGAGGCCGCGCCGGACACCGGTCCGAGCGGCGCTGCCGACAGTCTCGACGAGCGCTTCGACTCCGTGTCGGACGCGGTGACGTCAGGGGGCCCGCCCCCGGCGCCCCCGCCGTCCCCGGCGCCCCTTCGGACCATGGCGTTCCGCGCTCCCTGGGAGCCGCCGTCCGGACCGCCGGAGCCGCGGACCTTCGCCGAGCCGGTCCCACCCCCACCCCCGCCCCCTCCGACGCCCCCTCCGACGCCTCCGTCCCGACCGCCGCTGCCCCGCCGGGCCACCGGGCCCGATGCCGCCGGACACCCACCGGCGCCGGCCCCCGCGCCTGTCGCGGCCGCCGCACCCGACGTGGTCCCCGCCCCCGACGCGGCCGCCGCACCCGTCGTCGTCCCCGCGCCCCGCCCGGTCGTAGGGCACCTCGGCGACCGGCCGCCCACCTACGATTCCGACCCTGCGGCCCTGCCCGCCGCCACGCCGCACAACCTGGACGCGCTCGTCCCCGACACCGTGCTCGACGGCGCCCGGTACGGCACGTACACCCTGCGCACGGCCTCCGTCCGGGGCGACTCGGCGCGCTTCCGGGGCGAACCCCGGCGGGACGCCCTGCTCACCGCCCGATTCGGGTCCGGCGAGAGCGCCCTGGTCCTCGTCGCGGTGGCCGGCGGCGCACGTACCGCCGACGGGACACAACGCGCGGCCGCCGAGGCGTGCCGCTGGATCGGCGGGGCCGTCGGGCGCAGTCACGCCCGGCTCGCCGAGGACATACGGGCCGGGCGCCGGGGCGATCTGAAATCGGGGCTCCACCGGCTCATCGACCGCACCTACGGAAAGCTCCGCGCCCGCGCCGCCGAACTGGGCCTCGAACCGGAGGAGTACACCGCGGGGCTGCGCTGCCTGCTGCTGCCCACCGACCCCGAGTGCCGTACCCGGGTCTTCTTCGGCGTCGGGAGCGGTGGGCTCTTCCGGCTCCGGGACGGCGCCTGGCACGACCTGGAGCCGCGGATCGCGCTCCCCCCGGACGGCCGTGAGCGGGCCGAGGACGCCCCGGGGGCCGAGCCCTTCCGGTTCCGGGCCTCCGTGGCCCGCCCCGGGGACACGCTCCTGCTGTGCGGCAACGGGCTCGCCGAGCCGATGCGCGGGGAGCCGGCGCTCGCCGCGGAGCTCGCCGAGCGCTGGGCCCGGCCCGGCCCACCGGGACTGCCCGCCTTCCTCGCGGACACCCAGCTCAGGGTGAAGGGGTACGCCGACGACCGTACGAGCGCGGCCGTCTGGGAGGCGTAACCCCGCGTGCCGTGGGTTGATGGACTCCGGAGACCGCCCGGACGGTGTTTCGTTCTCCGGAGTCCGGTAAGCCGAGCGTGCACGGAGCACACGGCAGAGAGGGTGCGCACCCATGGCCAAGCAGAACGTGTCGGAGCAGTTCGTCGACATCCTCGTCAGGGCGGGGGTCAAGCGTCTGTACGGGGTGGTCGGCGACAGCCTGAACCCGGTGGTCGACGCCATCCGGCGTAACGCGGCCATCGACTGGATCCAGGTCCGGCACGAGGAGACCGCGGCGTTCGCCGCCGGTGCCGAGGCCCAGATCACCGGCAGCCTGGCCGCCTGCGCCGGCTCGTGCGGCCCCGGCAATCTGCACCTCATCAACGGTCTCTACGACGCCCACCGCTCCATGGCCCCGGTGCTCGCCCTCGCCTCGCACATTCCCTCCAGCGAGATCGGGCTCGGCTACTTCCAGGAGACCCATCCGGAGCTGCTCTTCCAGGAGTGCAGCCACTACAACGAGATGATCTCCAACCCGCAGCAGATGCCCCGGCTGCTCCAGACGGCCATTCAGCACGCGATCGGACGCGGCGGCGTCAGCGTCGTCTCCATGCCGGGTGACATCGCGTCGCAGCCCGCGCCGGAGAAGTCGA from Streptomyces sp. NBC_00654 includes the following:
- a CDS encoding protein phosphatase 2C domain-containing protein gives rise to the protein MSQQGETPAAHEDDWWRKLYDEAAPDTGPSGAADSLDERFDSVSDAVTSGGPPPAPPPSPAPLRTMAFRAPWEPPSGPPEPRTFAEPVPPPPPPPPTPPPTPPSRPPLPRRATGPDAAGHPPAPAPAPVAAAAPDVVPAPDAAAAPVVVPAPRPVVGHLGDRPPTYDSDPAALPAATPHNLDALVPDTVLDGARYGTYTLRTASVRGDSARFRGEPRRDALLTARFGSGESALVLVAVAGGARTADGTQRAAAEACRWIGGAVGRSHARLAEDIRAGRRGDLKSGLHRLIDRTYGKLRARAAELGLEPEEYTAGLRCLLLPTDPECRTRVFFGVGSGGLFRLRDGAWHDLEPRIALPPDGRERAEDAPGAEPFRFRASVARPGDTLLLCGNGLAEPMRGEPALAAELAERWARPGPPGLPAFLADTQLRVKGYADDRTSAAVWEA
- a CDS encoding S8 family serine peptidase, yielding MRPISRTALGAATVAVLAVTAIAPSVAAPQDDATAKKPLTGSAASAAKDGGPVTVTLVTGDKVLVSTDSSGASSATALPREDGTVPLVQTRQSGKDLYVYPDTAVGALAAGTVDEELFNVTGLIRQGYDDAHSTTVPLIATYREDTARGAPPTPRGAERGMTLDVIDGVALKADKKRTAAFWADVTAPRSRSGAGLEKLWLDRKVEASLDKSTKQVGADLAWAAGYDGKGTKVAVLDTGADAEHPDLKGRITASENFTDSDSTDDRQGHGTHTLSTVGGSGAASDGKKKGVAPGTGLLVGKVLNDSGSGAASWIIAGMQWAVDNKADVVSMSLGSSAPTDCTDPMSLAAEELGKNKDTLFVVAAGNIGPTLNTVSSPGCAPSVLTVGAVDRDDSTANFSSLGPAIVSHTLKPEIAAPGVGISAAAAGGRGPYAYRSMSGTSMATPHVAGAAAIVKQRHPDWTAQQVKAALVSSAKSAVPGDVRETGAGRLDVARAIDTSVLGSPALQGGTFDWPQDKSDRTSVDVPYTNLGKKPVKLSLKVAGVTGNDGSAVRSGIAGLGRKSVTVPAGATVHVPLELAPDARLDSSQYGDVTGRVLATADGVKVATPFSLYVAPETVTLRVKLIDRTGKPADGVSSLDVIGTDTSSGERRFNEGAADQTYQVRPGAYLVSGFIASPDPKDATGQLVESLGYLARPQLNVTKDTTVVLDARKAHKLTVKTEDRATETRTTTLAFGRSWDDTWLHSGSISGTGIIKNYLVDVQGKPRDGDFEFDSFWRAYAPQIDRFSLVGGPALHPRPAGTGSVNLDGTGRAEVVDAGTGTAAELAAAGVKGKIALVKVAEAGVTAQARAAQAASAKALLVHRSAAGDWKPNTGYGTAPLPVLGLTADEAAVLTAALGEGPAEVSWKATAVSPFVYNLAFPETGQITSDRTYKVRDRKLGSVTATHDSMGVAADFVDTLLVTRPYGGTYSAAGFDTLATPGKRTEYYSAGDSTWRKMLSSSFPWGEFMTDRTRTYEAGQKRTEEWYRGLLTPGTPRDAAGKEALAGERQDNVVGFAPGFMSDTEHVGEQGSFGDIGNMTLSSGGEVIGSSGNPYGAFTVPAEDRAYELTMSTTKIGQPAAAWKRSTATETTWKFRSERKADVYSQSIPMLFPRYDVPSDGMKTLPATDGQRIGLTVTGHAGYTPGKLTGAKVSFSYDGGETWSEAVTGRQGGRWTATVNHKGASGKPVTLRTELTDANGSTVVQTVNDAYVVR